The Candida dubliniensis CD36 chromosome 2, complete sequence genome contains a region encoding:
- a CDS encoding n6-adenosine-methyltransferase, putative (Similar to S. cerevisiae IME4;~In S. cerevisiae: probable mRNA N6-adenosine methyltransferase that is required for IME1 transcript accumulation and for sporulation; expression is induced in starved MATa/MAT alpha diploid cells.), with product MIYELKDFIPFIEFILNQDNKILDTPIYGQLWIIGPLIQESSNLKFTTTKDFLDYIIQFNTISGYSLEFSGDLNNSINIKHLPRLACINFEGILMLQKRLKGKQTFSQIPNSKNRNPPTNLLQILEISSKHEMLPYSSTNNDSSNFSSELSLGVEFLQELINKPTARTILNKQKARLRTIEKPFHSICNDHNHINLLATVGLNKKEYSHFGSKQTTPVDVVRQRILKCRNILSNDVYKCAQDKIHFLPIINNHTDLNLGDCSYLDTCHKLKSCRYLHYYTLAPMKKEQSQVSEGQQQQQQQQRQIKLQGLEYTSGDCFSESFREPLPPQWINCDVRCLPFSILGKFAAIISDPAWDIHMSLPYGTCKDDELLSLPMHELQDEGIIMLWVTGRSIEIGRRALLKWGYQIYDEMIWIKLNQLRRTIVTGRTGHWLNHSKEHLLVGLKGNPTWINKKIDTDVVVSPTRETSRKPDEFYDIVERLVGTHSRKLEIFGRDHNTRPGWLTIGNQLQGVSLFEPELKYKYELYKQTTTGATAATTTSSGGGGK from the coding sequence ATGATTTATGAATTAAAAGACTTTATTCCATTTATTGAGtttattttgaatcaaGACAATAAGATATTAGACACACCAATATATGGTCAACTTTGGATAATTGGACCCTTAATTCAAGAGTCCAGTAACTTAAAATTTACCACAACTAAAGACTTTTTGGATTacattattcaattcaatacGATTAGTGGCTACCTGTTAGAGTTTAGTGGAGATTTAAATAACagtattaatattaaacaCTTGCCAAGATTAGCATGTATTAACTTTGAGGGAATCTTAATGTTGCAAAAAAGATTGAAGGGGAAACAAACATTTTCACAAATACCCAACTCCAAGAATCGTAACCCACCAACTAACTTATTACAGATTTTGGAAATTCTGTCAAAGCATGAAATGTTACCGTATTCCTCCACCAACAATGATAGTAGTAACTTTTCTAGTGAATTGTCACTTGGTGTTGAGTTTTTACAAGAGTTGATTAATAAACCCACCGCTAGAacaattttgaataaacAAAAGGCACGGTTAAGAACAATAGAAAAACCTTTCCATTCAATTTGCAATGACCATAATCATATCAATTTGCTAGCTACTGTTGGgttgaacaaaaaagaatatagtCATTTTGGCtctaaacaaacaacaccTGTAGATGTTGTTCGTCAAAGAATACTCAAGTGTAGAAAcattttatcaaatgatGTATACAAATGTGCTCAAGataaaattcattttttacctattattaataatcatacagatttgaatttagGAGATTGTTCCTATTTGGATACTTGccataaattgaaatcttgCCGTTATTTGCATTATTATACACTTGCTCCTATGAAAAAAGAACAGTCACAAGTTAGCGAAGgacaacagcagcaacaacaacaacaaagacaAATAAAATTACAAGGACTTGAATACACTAGTGGAGACTGTTTTTCAGAATCTTTCAGAGAACCATTACCTCCTCAATGGATTAATTGTGACGTGAGATGCTTgccattttcaatattaggCAAGTTTGCAGCTATTATTTCTGATCCAGCATGGGATATACACATGTCATTGCCGTATGGTACTTGCAAAGACGATGAGTTATTATCTTTACCTATGCATGAATTACAAGATGAGGGTATCATTATGTTGTGGGTAACTGGAAGGTCCATTGAAATCGGGAGACGAGCATTGTTGAAATGGGGATATCAAATCTATGATGAAATGATTTGGATCAAGTTAAACCAATTGAGAAGAACGATTGTCACTGGTAGAACCGGACACTGGTTAAATCACTCCAAAGAACATTTATTGGTTGGACTTAAAGGAAATCCAACCTGGATTAATAAGAAAATCGATACcgatgttgttgttagtcCCACTCGTGAAACATCAAGAAAACCTGATGAATTTTACGATATTGTGGAAAGATTAGTGGGTACTCATTCAAGAAAATTAGAGATATTTGGTAGAGACCATAATACTAGACCAGGATGGCTTACAATTGGAAATCAATTACAAGGggtttcattatttgaacCAGAACTCAAATATAAGTACgaattatataaacaaacaacaacggGTGCAACTgctgctactactactagcagtggtggtggcggaaaatga
- a CDS encoding dolichyl-diphosphooligosaccharide--protein glycosyltransferase subunit, putative (12 probable transmembrane helices predicted by TMHMM2.0 at aa 21-40, 89-111, 124-144, 154-173, 180-202, 217-239, 252-271, 276-295, 307-329, 366-388, 395-417 and 475-497;~Similar to S. cerevisiae STT3;~In S. cerevisiae: subunit of the oligosaccharyltransferase complex of the ER lumen, which catalyzes asparagine-linked glycosylation of newly synthesized proteins; forms a subcomplex with Ost3p and Ost4p and is directly involved in catalysis.), with protein sequence MAYTVTSSKPQLTVLGIDVESIRVLLKVIIFISIAGAAISSRLFSVIRFESIIHEFDPWFNFRATKYLVTHSFYEFLNWFDDRTWYPLGRVTGGTLYPGLMVTSGAIWHILRDWFALPVDIRNICVLLAPVFSGLTAICTYFLTKEMKDSSAGLLAAIFMGIAPGYISRSVAGSYDNEAIAITLLMATFYFWIKSMKMGSVFYATLTALFYFYMVSAWGGYVFITNLIPLHVFVLIFMGRYNAKLYTAYTTWYALGTLASMQIPFVGFLPIRSNDHMAALGVFGLLQLVAFGDYVKSKVPTKQFKSFLIVSIILVVGLGIGGLFGLTAMGWIAPWTGRFYSLWDTNYAKIHIPIIASVSEHQPTAWPAFFFDTSMLIWLFPAGIYLCFQELKDEHVFIIIYSVLCSYFAGVMVRLMLTLTPVICVAAAIALSKLFDVYLDIVDLFTEKVDNNNEDDDDDGESKRSTKKSSFKFPIAGLLSKLLVLLSFTFYLFYFVLHCTWVTSNAYSSPSVVLASRNPDGSQHIIDDYREAYYWLRMNTPEDAKVMAWWDYGYQIGGMADRTTLVDNNTWNNTHIATVGKAMSSNEDVSYQILRQHDVDYVLVIFGGLLGYSGDDINKFLWMVRIAEGIWPDEIKEREYFTDRGEYKVDKDASLAMKNSLMYKLSYYRFTELFGGRDGVDRVRNQQIPANDVPKLNVVEEVFTSENWIVRIYKVKDLDNVGRDLHQATAFEESSSSNTSKRNRSIKRPKLEVRE encoded by the coding sequence ATGGCATATACCGTCACATCATCTAAACCTCAATTGACAGTATTGGGGATAGATGTTGAACTGATTAGAGTTTTATTAAAagttattatatttatatcgATAGCAGGAGCAGCTATTTCTTCCCGTTTATTTTCTGTGATTAGATTTGAAAGTATTATTCATGAATTTGATCCTTGGTTTAATTTCCGAGCCACGAAATATTTAGTGACTCATTCTTTTTatgaatttttgaattggttTGATGATAGAACTTGGTATCCTTTAGGAAGAGTCACTGGTGGTACTTTATATCCCGGATTAATGGTGACTTCAGGTGCCATTTGGCATATTTTACGTGATTGGTTTGCCTTACCAGTTGATATCAGAAATATTTGTGTTTTATTAGCCCCAGTATTTTCTGGATTAACTGCAATTTGTACTTATTTTTTAACtaaagaaatgaaagatTCTAGTGCAGGATTATTGGCAGCTATATTCATGGGTATTGCTCCAGGTTATATTTCAAGATCAGTTGCTGGTTCTTATGATAATGAAGCAATTGCTATTACTTTATTAATGGCAACATTTTATTTCTGGattaaatcaatgaaaatgGGTTCAGTGTTTTATGCCACTTTGACAgcattattttatttctatATGGTTAGTGCTTGGGGTGGATATGTTTTCATTACTAATTTAATTCCTTTACATgtgtttgttttgatttttatgGGTCGTTACAATGCTAAATTATACACTGCTTATACTACATGGTATGCCTTGGGTACTTTAGCATCAATGCAAATTCCCTTTGTTGGGTTTTTACCCATTAGATCCAATGATCATATGGCAGCATTAGGGGTATTTGGATTATTACAATTAGTTGCCTTTGGTGATTATGTTAAATCAAAAGTTccaacaaaacaatttaaatcttttttaattgtttccATTATACTTGTTGTGGGTTTAGGTATTGGCGGATTATTTGGATTGACAGCAATGGGTTGGATTGCTCCTTGGACAGGTAGATTTTATTCCTTATGGGATACTAATTATGCCAAAATTCATATTCCAATTATTGCTTCTGTTTCTGAACATCAACCTACTGCATGGCCAgcattcttttttgataCCAGTATGCTTATTTGGTTATTCCCTGCTGGTATCTATTTATGTTTCcaagaattaaaagatgAACAcgttttcattattatttatagtGTATTGTGTTCTTATTTTGCTGGTGTTATGGTGAGATTAATGTTGACTTTGACTCCAGTTATTTGTGTTGCTGCAGCAATTGCTTTATCTAAATTGTTTGATGTCTATTTAGATATTGTCGATTTATTCACTGAAAAAgttgataataacaacgaagatgatgatgatgacggCGAGTCCAAGCGTTCAACTAAAAAATCAAGTTTCAAATTCCCAATTGCtggattattatcaaaactTTTGGTGTTATTATCATTCACTTTTTACCTTTTCTACTTTGTTTTACATTGTACTTGGGTAACATCAAATGCCTATTCATCACCATCGGTTGTTTTAGCATCAAGAAACCCAGATGGCTCACAACATATCATTGATGATTATAGAGAAGCTTATTACTGGTTAAGAATGAACACACCAGAAGATGCCAAAGTTATGGCCTGGTGGGATTATGGGTATCAAATTGGAGGTATGGCTGATAGAACCACTCTTGTTGATAACAATACTTGGAATAACACTCATATTGCCACCGTTGGTAAGGCAATGTCTTCGAATGAAGATGTTTCATATCAAATTTTGAGACAACACGATGTTGATTATGTGTTAGTCATATTTGGAGGGTTATTAGGTTATTCTGGTGAcgatattaataaattcttgtGGATGGTAAGAATTGCCGAAGGTATTTGGCCTgatgaaatcaaagaaagagaatatTTCACTGATCGAGGTGAATATAAAGTGGATAAAGATGCATCACTTGCCATGAAAAATTCTTTGATGTATAAATTATCATATTATAGATTCACGGAATTATTTGGAGGTAGAGATGGGGTTGATAGAGTTAGAAACCAACAAATCCCTGCCAATGATGTACCGAAATTAaatgttgttgaagaagTTTTCACATCAGAAAATTGGATTGTAAGAATTTATAAGGTTAAAGATTTGGATAATGTTGGTAGAGATTTACATCAAGCTACTGCTTTTGaagaatcatcatcatctaatacttccaaaagaaatagatCTATAAAGAGACCAAAATTGGAAGTAAGagagtaa
- a CDS encoding endoplasmic reticulum membrane protein, putative (4 probable transmembrane helices predicted by TMHMM2.0 at aa 25-47, 69-91, 112-129 and 144-166;~Signal anchor predicted by SignalP 2.0 HMM (Signal peptide probability 0.002, signal anchor probability 0.646) with cleavage site probability 0.001 between residues 42 and 43), whose protein sequence is MPGLFDLESHLVFYRSYHFNHTNVTIHLICIPIILLSTITFLTPVTINFGGLINNSDYNLGTLLAWSYGIYYILLDWKIGLPSASVLFIFAHYIKQYYLTLSETSVPTSNEFVKIAVALHVFSWLAQFYGHGVHEKRAPALLDNLLQALVLAPFFVAFEIAFFLGYRKDLKKNMDNRAGVLIRDYTKQKKQT, encoded by the coding sequence ATGCCAggattatttgatttggaaagTCATTTAGTATTTTACCGTTCATATCATTTCAATCATACCAATGTAAcaattcatttgatttgtatccccattattttattatcaacaatcacATTTTTAACTCCAGTGacaatcaattttggtGGACTTATCAATAATTCTGATTATAATTTGGGGACATTATTAGCTTGGAGTTATggaatttattatattttattagatTGGAAAATTGGTTTACCTTCAGCTAgtgttttatttattttcgCTCATtatattaaacaatattatttgacATTATCTGAAACTAGTGTTCCTACAAGTAATGAATTTGTGAAAATTGCTGTTGCATTACATGTATTTTCTTGGTTGGCACAATTTTATGGACATGGAGTACATGAGAAAAGAGCTCCAGCTTTATTAGATAATCTTTTACAAGCACTTGTTTTGGCTCCATTCTTCGTTGCCTTTGAAATTGCATTCTTTTTAGGATATCGTAAagatttgaagaaaaatatgGACAATAGAGCTGGAGTTTTGATTAGAGATTATACCAAACAGAAAAAGCAAACataa
- a CDS encoding cytoskeleton assembly control protein, putative (Similar to S. cerevisiae SLA1;~reported to be fungal specific (CGD);~In S. cerevisiae: cytoskeletal protein binding protein required for assembly of the cortical actin cytoskeleton; contains 3 SH3 domains; interacts with proteins regulating actin dynamics and with proteins required for endocytosis.) — protein MSSIYIGVYKALYDYTAQAEEELSIKENDLLYLLEKSDIDDWWKVKKRVVATGDEIVDEPSGLVPSTYIEEAPVIKTATALYDYDKQTEEELSFNENDKFNVFDLNDPDWILVGDLAKEKFGFVPANYIQLDSSEAAATTEPAQFQQQQQQQQQPQQTFQPPPQQQQTQIPINNFPPPPSHKDRTPDFPAPPVHKDRSPEHPPPTPEKDYPRMLEQEPRSSATRYHQEPERREGEGEEEEAPPPMPSRPTASSIVAPAPVVGRSNTYEQEESIEQNEHSYDGEFFTWYIDEVDGRKKRAIKLSIGQGLVIIKPNTTNPKKLRMRSSSSLDNQWRIKDLITFNNEKKHVFLEFKNPAASLELHAGSKDVAEAIMAILGDLKGAEAAHGLREVAKASKASANESNRKIGRLLYDFEAQGDDELDCKEGDEVYIIDQKKSKDWWMVENRETRRQGVVPSTYIEIVSTSNLDKLTDGPLRTKSTKSKGRVVEAKDKRSSHHRSREERDRIREKDRAQRDKASSSQAEQDKSMPNFHRVRTWIDSSGTFKVEAEFLGCVEGKIHLHKTNGVKIAVSADKLSVEDLEYVERITGTSLEQYKEQVMKQQAKRARSKSKSGATATTSGSNDTKYASSATAAINDIAPPKPTRPQTTTQVSNNGAPLYDWFDFFLECGVDIGNCQRYTLNFEREQMDENILEDISPSLLRTLGLREGDIIRVMKYLDAKFDRKKTPEAPQQSGGLFIDKNGNLKNNSSSTEISKVSADALPSPVKTQVTSSTPVTESSQNNNKIEDDAWAMKPAARSSEDLLKPSPQPQTPQYTGALSDLVNIKPVGTSNENKIKTEQSPAAPALQPTKTSNTTATTSSIPPQGSSVTPQRTGTLVPVQKTGGLVPVQRTGGGLVAVQTGGYLPSQPTGFVPITAQPTGFIPIQATGILQPQLTFGIVPLQTGTTTFNANNKTAPPRPETAPPPITTFGQQPTFQPAFVPLQTGVITMPQTTFGGQQQQLPNQITGGAPPQTSFNQPALVPSQRTGGQITGGFVPQSNFGKQITGGFMDSNTLSLGQQITGNAPPPPTTSFGQQITGGLPTTSFGQQITGGFPQTSFGQQITGGAPQTSFGQHITGGAMPNTSFGQSFSQQATSNPFPQMANQFTQPQQPQPVMNQFQPQPQVPQQQPYFNQFQSQPNLNQMTNMFQNTSISSPATFNQQIPTTTFGQQPQFEGFGSQPLQSQPTGMGFGNAPLQSQPTGKRANLQAATPDNPFGF, from the coding sequence ATGCTgtctatatatataggtGTTTACAAGGCATTGTATGATTACACTGCTCAggcagaagaagaattgagtataaaagaaaatgatcttttatatttgttaGAAAAGTCGGATATTGACGATTGGTGGAAAGTGAAGAAACGGGTTGTCGCAACTGgagatgaaattgttgatgaaccTTCTGGTTTAGTTCCGTCTACTTACATCGAGGAAGCCCCTGTAATTAAAACAGCTACTGCATTATATGATTATGACAAACaaacagaagaagaacttTCATTCAATGAAAATGACAAATTTAATGTATTTGATCTCAATGATCCGGATTGGATTTTAGTTGGTGATCTAGCAAAGGAGAAGTTTGGTTTTGTTCCAGCAAATTATATTCAACTTGATTCATCAGAAGCAGCAGCAACTACAGAGCCGGCACAATTtcagcaacagcagcagcagcagcaacaaccacaacagaCTTTTCAACCACCtccacaacaacagcagaCTCAGATTCCTATTAACAATTTTCCTCCACCACCTTCACATAAAGATAGAACACCGGATTTCCCTGCACCACCTGTTCATAAGGATAGATCACCAGAGCATCCACCTCCAACTCCTGAAAAAGATTATCCTCGTATGCTTGAACAAGAGCCTAGATCCTCGGCTACTAGATATCACCAAGAACCAGAACGAAGAGAAGGAGAAggggaagaagaagaagcacCCCCACCAATGCCATCTAGACCAACTGCGTCTAGTATTGTGGCACCAGCACCAGTTGTGGGCCGTTCGAATACTtatgaacaagaagaaagcATTGAACAGAATGAACATTCATATGATGGAGAATTTTTCACTTGGTATATTGACGAGGTTGATGgtagaaagaaaagagcAATCAAACTCTCAATTGGTCAAGGGCTAGTAATCATTAAACCAAATACTACGAACCCTAAGAAATTGAGGATGAGATCTTCGTCTTCTCTTGACAACCAATGGAGAATTAAAGACTTGATTACTTTTAATAACGAGAAGAAACACGTATTTTTAGAATTTAAGAATCCTGCTGCATCATTAGAGTTACATGCTGGGTCAAAAGATGTTGCTGAAGCCATTATGGCAATCTTGGGTGATTTGAAAGGTGCAGAAGCTGCCCATGGTTTGAGAGAGGTTGCTAAAGCTTCGAAAGCAAGTGCCAATGAAAGCAATAGAAAAATAGGTAGATTGCTCTACGATTTTGAGGCACAGGGTGACGATGAATTGGATTGTAAAGAAGGCGATGAAgtttatattattgatcAAAAGAAATCCAAAGACTGGTGGATGGTAGAAAATAGAGAAACTCGCCGTCAAGGTGTTGTCCCATCAACCTATATTGAAATAGTTAGCACATCTAATTTGGACAAATTGACAGATGGTCCATTGAGAACAAAATCCACTAAATCAAAGGGAAGAGTTGTTGAAGCAAAAGACAAACGCAGTTCCCATCATAGAAGTAGAGAAGAACGTGACAGAATCAGAGAAAAGGATAGAGCTCAAAGAGATAAAGCTTCTTCCTCACAAGCTGAACAAGACAAATCAATGCCAAACTTCCATAGAGTAAGAACTTGGATTGATAGTTCCGGAACTTTCAAAGTTGAGGCCGAATTTTTAGGATGTGTTGAAGGTAAGATTCATTTACATAAGACAAATGGTGTTAAGATTGCAGTTTCTGCTGACAAGTTGTCGGTTGAAGATCTTGAGTATGTTGAAAGGATTACTGGTACTTCTTTGGAGCAATATAAGGAGCAAGTAATGAAACAGCAAGCAAAGAGAGCAAGATCGAAGAGCAAATCGGGTGCTACAGCGACTACATCAGGTTCCAACGACACCAAATATGCATCATCGGCAACTGCAGCAATAAACGACATTGCCCCACCTAAACCCACAAGAccacaaacaacaacacaagTGTCTAATAATGGCGCTCCATTGTACGACtggtttgattttttcCTTGAATGTGGTGTTGATATTGGTAATTGCCAACGTTATACCCTCAATTTTGAGCGTGAACAGATggatgaaaatattttagaAGACATTTCACCATCCTTATTGAGAACTTTAGGGTTAAGAGAGGGAGATATTATACGAGTCATGAAATATTTGGATGCAAAGTTTGATCGTAAGAAAACACCAGAAGCACCACAACAGAGTGGTGGCTTGTTTATTGACAAGAATggtaatttgaaaaacaacaGCTCTTCCACTGAAATATCCAAGGTGTCAGCAGATGCCTTGCCATCTCCTGTTAAGACTCAAGTCACTTCTTCCACTCCAGTAACCGAATCCAGTCAGAATAACAACAAGATTGAAGATGATGCATGGGCAATGAAGCCTGCTGCAAGATCAAGCGAAGATCTTCTCAAACCATCTCCACAACCACAAACTCCTCAATACACAGGGGCTTTGTCTGACCTTGTCAACATCAAGCCTGTTGGAACCAgtaatgaaaacaaaatcaaaacagaGCAGTCACCAGCAGCACCAGCACtccaaccaaccaaaacTTCAAACACTACTGCCACCACTTCTTCTATTCCTCCACAAGGCTCCAGTGTAACGCCACAAAGAACAGGTACTTTAGTTCCAGTTCAAAAGACAGGTGGGTTAGTACCTGTACAAAGAACTGGAGGTGGATTAGTGGCTGTACAAACTGGTGGTTATTTGCCTTCTCAGCCTACCGGGTTTGTTCCAATCACTGCTCAACCTACTGGTTTTATTCCAATTCAAGCTACAGGAATTTTGCAGCCACAATTGACATTTGGTATTGTTCCCTTGCAAACAGGCACAACTACTTTCAATGCAAATAACAAGACTGCACCACCAAGACCAGAGACTGCCCCTCCTCCAATCACCACTTTTGGACAGCAACCTACATTCCAGCCTGCATTTGTTCCATTACAAACAGGTGTTATAACTATGCCTCAGACTACTTTTGGTGGTCAACAGCAACAGTTgccaaatcaaattactGGAGGTGCACCACCGCAAACATCCTTTAACCAACCTGCATTAGTTCCAAGTCAAAGAACAGGCGGTCAAATTACTGGTGGTTTTGTGCCACAATCGAATTTTGGTAAGCAAATTACTGGTGGATTTATGGACAGTAATACATTGTCGTTGGGACAACAAATCACTGGAAAcgcaccaccaccaccaacgACTTCATTTGGGCAGCAAATTACTGGGGGGTTACCAACAACCTCTTTTGGACAGCAAATTACTGGAGGTTTCCCACAAACATCGTTTGGTCAGCAAATCACTGGTGGAGCACCACAGACTTCTTTTGGCCAACACATTACTGGTGGAGCTATGCCGAATACCTCATTTGGTCAGTCATTTTCTCAACAAGCTACGTCTAACCCATTCCCTCAAATGGCAAATCAATTTacacaaccacaacagcCACAACCAGTAATGAACCAATttcaaccacaaccacaagtaccacaacaacaaccttacttcaatcaatttcaactgCAACCTAACCTCAATCAAATGACAAATATGTTTCAGAACACTTCTATATCTTCCCCTGCTACGttcaatcaacaaattccaacaacaacttttgGACAACAACCTCAATTTGAAGGATTTGGATCACAACCATTACAATCACAACCAACTGGTATGGGTTTTGGAAATGCACCGTTACAATCACAACCTACAGGGAAGAGAGCTAATTTACAAGCAGCAACACCAGATAATCCCTTTGGATTCTAA
- a CDS encoding 2-hydroxyacid dehydrogenase, putative, translated as MTIKQKVLFLEKPNVEDLKQFEAKFDCIYYTLSTLEQLLIDFQTSLQDVEAIYCGWNGFGMFGGFRGKVLAHAPQSLRIVATCSVGYDGFDIERMSERNIVLTNVPSPLAFEAVADLALYNAINSFRNFKLYAENLSSNQYGHSGVSRTSMLHGNFDQSSGKAIVEPVVGHTYGYACCKRDNLSPRGHNAVIVGFGHIGELIGRRLACIGMNVHYVKRTRLSESQEKSLGYEVTYHESLEETKDIADLIIIACPGTPSTRHMINKQLINSMGKPFRIINIGRGFVIDEDALVGGLKSGKVLFAGLDVFENEPTIHPGLLGRDDVVLTPHIGSGIAENYRFTALTSMRNIETILRGYDEEINRVN; from the coding sequence AAATTTGACTGTATATATTATACTTTGTCAACTTTAGAGCAACTTCTTATCGATTTTCAAACCAGCCTTCAAGATGTTGAAGCTATATATTGTGGCTGGAATGGGTTTGGTATGTTTGGAGGGTTTAGAGGAAAAGTACTTGCTCACGCTCCTCAAAGCTTAAGAATAGTTGCCACATGTTCAGTTGGCTATGATGGGTTTGACATTGAAAGAATGTCAGAAAGAAACATTGTTCTTACAAATGTTCCGTCACCACTTGCCTTTGAAGCTGTTGCTGACTTAGCATTATATAATGCTATTAATAGTTTTAGAAACTTCAAGTTATATGCAGAAAATCTTAGTAGCAACCAATATGGCCACTCAGGGGTTTCAAGAACATCAATGCTTCATGGCAATTTTGATCAGAGTTCAGGAAAGGCAATTGTCGAGCCAGTGGTTGGTCATACGTACGGTTATGCCTGTTGCAAAAGAGATAATTTATCACCAAGAGGTCACAATGCTGTAATAGTTGGTTTTGGACATATTGGTGAACTCATTGGAAGAAGATTGGCATGCATCGGTATGAATGTTCATTACGTTAAGCGAACCAGACTTTCTGAATCCCAAGAAAAATCTTTGGGGTATGAAGTGACTTACCATGAAAGCTTAGAAGAAACCAAAGATATTGCTGACCTAATAATTATTGCTTGTCCCGGAACCCCTTCAACCAGACACatgataaataaacaattaataaatagtATGGGAAAGCCTTTTagaataattaatattggAAGAGGGTTTGTCATTGATGAGGATGCCTTGGTGGGAGGGTTAAAAAGTGGCAAAGTGTTGTTTGCTGGTTTAGAtgtatttgaaaatgagCCGACCATACATCCAGGCTTACTTGGTAGAGATGATGTTGTGTTGACACCTCACATTGGCTCTGGAATTGCCGAAAACTATAGATTTACCGCACTTACAAGTATGAGAAATATTGAAACCATACTTCGAGGatatgatgaagaaataaataGAGTAAACTAA